One window of Phalacrocorax carbo chromosome 1, bPhaCar2.1, whole genome shotgun sequence genomic DNA carries:
- the PMPCB gene encoding mitochondrial-processing peptidase subunit beta isoform X7: MAAPAARLAARRLFLPWSTRLARVSGSGGRCVHVGTGRLRASKAATEVILNVPETRVSPLENGLQVASEDSGLSTCTVGLWIDAGSRYENEKNNGTAHFLEHMAFKGTKKRSQLDLELEIENMGAHLNAYTSREQTVYYAKAFSKDLPRAVEILADIIQNSTLGEAEIERERGVILREMQEVETNLQEVVFDYLHATAYQKTALGRTILGPTENIKSINRNDLVEYITTHYKGPRMVLAAAGGVSHDELLDLAKCHFGNLPSAPEGGLPPLPPCSFTGSEIRIRDDKMPLAHIAIAVEAAGWSHPDTIPLMVANTLIGNWDRSFGGGMNLSSKLAQIACHGNLCHSFQSFNTCYTDTGLWGIYMVCEPSTIQDMVHFVQTEWTRLCTSVTENEVARAKNLLKTNMLLQLDGSTPICEDIGRQMLCYKRRIPIPELEARIEAIDAQTIREVCAKYICDKHPAVAAVGPVEQLPEYKKICSGMYWLCE, translated from the exons ATGGCAGCGCCTGCGGCTCGCTTAGCGGCACGGCGGCTATTCCTCCCTTGGTCTACTCGCCTGGCGCGAGTGTCCGGCTCGGGGGGCCGG TGTGTTCATGTTGGAACAGGCAGGCTCAGAGCTTCCAAAGCAGCAACAGAAGTAATCTTAAATGTTCCTGAAACTAGGGTGAGCCCTCTGGAAAACGGCTTGCAAGTAGCTTCTGAAGACTCTGGACTCTCAACATGCACA GTTGGACTTTGGATTGATGCTGGAAGCAGATATGAAAATGAGAAGAACAATGGAACTGCTCACTTCCTTGAGCATATGGCTTTCAAG ggaACAAAAAAGAGATCTCAGTTAGACCTTGAACTAGAGATTGAGAACATGGGAGCTCATCTGAATGCATATACATCCAGAGAACAAACCGTGTATTATGCAAAGGCTTTTTCAAAAGACTTACCAAGAG CTGTGGAAATTCTTGCTGACATAATTCAGAACAGTACCCTGGGAGAAGCAGAGATTGAGCGTGAGCGAGGAGTTATACTTCGAGAGATGCAAGAGGTTGAAACCAATTTGCAAGAAGTTGTCTTTGATTACCTCCATGCTACAGCCTATCAGAAGACAGCCCTAGGACGGACAATTTTAGGACCCACTGAAAACATCAA ATCCATAAACCGTAACGACTTAGTGGAATACATAACAACACATTACAAAGGACCCAGAATggtcctggctgctgctggag GGGTCTCTCATGATGAGCTACTTGACCTAGCAAAGTGCCACTTCGGTAACTTGCCATCTGCTCCGGAAGGAGGACTGCCACCCCTGCCACCTTGTAGCTTCACAGGCAGTGAG ATTCGTATTAGAGATGACAAGATGCCCTTGGCACACATTGCGATAGCTGTTGAAGCAGCTGGCTGGTCGCACCCAGATACAATCCCACTTATGGTAGCGAATACTCTGATAGGTAACTGGGATCGTTCCTTTGGAGGAGGCATG AATTTATCCAGTAAACTTGCTCAGATTGCCTGCCACGGTAACCTGTGTCACAGTTTCCAGTCCTTCAACACCTGCTACACTGATACAGGGCTGTGGGGAATCTATATGGTCTGTGAGCCATCCACTATACAGGACATGGTGCACTTTGTTCAGACAGAATG GACAAGACTTTGCACAAGtgttacagaaaatgaagtagCTCGAGCAAAAAATCTACTGAAGACCAATATGCTGCTACAACTTGATG GGTCCACACCAATCTGTGAAGACATTGGAAGACAAATGCTGTGTTATAAGCGCCGAATCCCAATTCCAGAACTTGAGGCACGGATTGAG GCTATTGATGCCCAGACTATTAGAGAAGTTTGCGCAAAGTACATCTGTGATAAGCATCCTGCAGTTGCTGCTGTGG GTCCAGTTGAACAACTTCCAGAgtataaaaaaatctgcagtggCATGTATTGGCTTTGTGAGTAG
- the PMPCB gene encoding mitochondrial-processing peptidase subunit beta isoform X8 gives MAAPAARLAARRLFLPWSTRLARVSGSGGRCVHVGTGRLRASKAATEVILNVPETRVSPLENGLQVASEDSGLSTCTVGLWIDAGSRYENEKNNGTAHFLEHMAFKGTKKRSQLDLELEIENMGAHLNAYTSREQTVYYAKAFSKDLPRAVEILADIIQNSTLGEAEIERERGVILREMQEVETNLQEVVFDYLHATAYQKTALGRTILGPTENIKSINRNDLVEYITTHYKGPRMVLAAAGGVSHDELLDLAKCHFGNLPSAPEGGLPPLPPCSFTGSEIRIRDDKMPLAHIAIAVEAAGWSHPDTIPLMVANTLIGNWDRSFGGGMQNLSSKLAQIACHGNLCHSFQSFNTCYTDTGLWGIYMVCEPSTIQDMVHFVQTEWTRLCTSVTENEVARAKNLLKTNMLLQLDGSTPICEDIGRQMLCYKRRIPIPELEARIEAIDAQTIREVCAKYICDKHPAVAAVGPVEQLPEYKKICSGMYWL, from the exons ATGGCAGCGCCTGCGGCTCGCTTAGCGGCACGGCGGCTATTCCTCCCTTGGTCTACTCGCCTGGCGCGAGTGTCCGGCTCGGGGGGCCGG TGTGTTCATGTTGGAACAGGCAGGCTCAGAGCTTCCAAAGCAGCAACAGAAGTAATCTTAAATGTTCCTGAAACTAGGGTGAGCCCTCTGGAAAACGGCTTGCAAGTAGCTTCTGAAGACTCTGGACTCTCAACATGCACA GTTGGACTTTGGATTGATGCTGGAAGCAGATATGAAAATGAGAAGAACAATGGAACTGCTCACTTCCTTGAGCATATGGCTTTCAAG ggaACAAAAAAGAGATCTCAGTTAGACCTTGAACTAGAGATTGAGAACATGGGAGCTCATCTGAATGCATATACATCCAGAGAACAAACCGTGTATTATGCAAAGGCTTTTTCAAAAGACTTACCAAGAG CTGTGGAAATTCTTGCTGACATAATTCAGAACAGTACCCTGGGAGAAGCAGAGATTGAGCGTGAGCGAGGAGTTATACTTCGAGAGATGCAAGAGGTTGAAACCAATTTGCAAGAAGTTGTCTTTGATTACCTCCATGCTACAGCCTATCAGAAGACAGCCCTAGGACGGACAATTTTAGGACCCACTGAAAACATCAA ATCCATAAACCGTAACGACTTAGTGGAATACATAACAACACATTACAAAGGACCCAGAATggtcctggctgctgctggag GGGTCTCTCATGATGAGCTACTTGACCTAGCAAAGTGCCACTTCGGTAACTTGCCATCTGCTCCGGAAGGAGGACTGCCACCCCTGCCACCTTGTAGCTTCACAGGCAGTGAG ATTCGTATTAGAGATGACAAGATGCCCTTGGCACACATTGCGATAGCTGTTGAAGCAGCTGGCTGGTCGCACCCAGATACAATCCCACTTATGGTAGCGAATACTCTGATAGGTAACTGGGATCGTTCCTTTGGAGGAGGCATG CAGAATTTATCCAGTAAACTTGCTCAGATTGCCTGCCACGGTAACCTGTGTCACAGTTTCCAGTCCTTCAACACCTGCTACACTGATACAGGGCTGTGGGGAATCTATATGGTCTGTGAGCCATCCACTATACAGGACATGGTGCACTTTGTTCAGACAGAATG GACAAGACTTTGCACAAGtgttacagaaaatgaagtagCTCGAGCAAAAAATCTACTGAAGACCAATATGCTGCTACAACTTGATG GGTCCACACCAATCTGTGAAGACATTGGAAGACAAATGCTGTGTTATAAGCGCCGAATCCCAATTCCAGAACTTGAGGCACGGATTGAG GCTATTGATGCCCAGACTATTAGAGAAGTTTGCGCAAAGTACATCTGTGATAAGCATCCTGCAGTTGCTGCTGTGG GTCCAGTTGAACAACTTCCAGAgtataaaaaaatctgcagtggCATGTATTGGCTTT
- the PMPCB gene encoding mitochondrial-processing peptidase subunit beta isoform X5: protein MAAPAARLAARRLFLPWSTRLARVSGSGGRCVHVGTGRLRASKAATEVILNVPETRVSPLENGLQVASEDSGLSTCTVGLWIDAGSRYENEKNNGTAHFLEHMAFKGTKKRSQLDLELEIENMGAHLNAYTSREQTVYYAKAFSKDLPRAVEILADIIQNSTLGEAEIERERGVILREMQEVETNLQEVVFDYLHATAYQKTALGRTILGPTENIKSINRNDLVEYITTHYKGPRMVLAAAGGVSHDELLDLAKCHFGNLPSAPEGGLPPLPPCSFTGSEIRIRDDKMPLAHIAIAVEAAGWSHPDTIPLMVANTLIGNWDRSFGGGMQNLSSKLAQIACHGNLCHSFQSFNTCYTDTGLWGIYMVCEPSTIQDMVHFVQTEWTRLCTSVTENEVARAKNLLKTNMLLQLDGSTPICEDIGRQMLCYKRRIPIPELEARIEAIDAQTIREVCAKYICDKHPAVAAVGPVEQLPEYKKICSGMYWLCLSPAMNCTM from the exons ATGGCAGCGCCTGCGGCTCGCTTAGCGGCACGGCGGCTATTCCTCCCTTGGTCTACTCGCCTGGCGCGAGTGTCCGGCTCGGGGGGCCGG TGTGTTCATGTTGGAACAGGCAGGCTCAGAGCTTCCAAAGCAGCAACAGAAGTAATCTTAAATGTTCCTGAAACTAGGGTGAGCCCTCTGGAAAACGGCTTGCAAGTAGCTTCTGAAGACTCTGGACTCTCAACATGCACA GTTGGACTTTGGATTGATGCTGGAAGCAGATATGAAAATGAGAAGAACAATGGAACTGCTCACTTCCTTGAGCATATGGCTTTCAAG ggaACAAAAAAGAGATCTCAGTTAGACCTTGAACTAGAGATTGAGAACATGGGAGCTCATCTGAATGCATATACATCCAGAGAACAAACCGTGTATTATGCAAAGGCTTTTTCAAAAGACTTACCAAGAG CTGTGGAAATTCTTGCTGACATAATTCAGAACAGTACCCTGGGAGAAGCAGAGATTGAGCGTGAGCGAGGAGTTATACTTCGAGAGATGCAAGAGGTTGAAACCAATTTGCAAGAAGTTGTCTTTGATTACCTCCATGCTACAGCCTATCAGAAGACAGCCCTAGGACGGACAATTTTAGGACCCACTGAAAACATCAA ATCCATAAACCGTAACGACTTAGTGGAATACATAACAACACATTACAAAGGACCCAGAATggtcctggctgctgctggag GGGTCTCTCATGATGAGCTACTTGACCTAGCAAAGTGCCACTTCGGTAACTTGCCATCTGCTCCGGAAGGAGGACTGCCACCCCTGCCACCTTGTAGCTTCACAGGCAGTGAG ATTCGTATTAGAGATGACAAGATGCCCTTGGCACACATTGCGATAGCTGTTGAAGCAGCTGGCTGGTCGCACCCAGATACAATCCCACTTATGGTAGCGAATACTCTGATAGGTAACTGGGATCGTTCCTTTGGAGGAGGCATG CAGAATTTATCCAGTAAACTTGCTCAGATTGCCTGCCACGGTAACCTGTGTCACAGTTTCCAGTCCTTCAACACCTGCTACACTGATACAGGGCTGTGGGGAATCTATATGGTCTGTGAGCCATCCACTATACAGGACATGGTGCACTTTGTTCAGACAGAATG GACAAGACTTTGCACAAGtgttacagaaaatgaagtagCTCGAGCAAAAAATCTACTGAAGACCAATATGCTGCTACAACTTGATG GGTCCACACCAATCTGTGAAGACATTGGAAGACAAATGCTGTGTTATAAGCGCCGAATCCCAATTCCAGAACTTGAGGCACGGATTGAG GCTATTGATGCCCAGACTATTAGAGAAGTTTGCGCAAAGTACATCTGTGATAAGCATCCTGCAGTTGCTGCTGTGG GTCCAGTTGAACAACTTCCAGAgtataaaaaaatctgcagtggCATGTATTGGCTTT
- the PMPCB gene encoding mitochondrial-processing peptidase subunit beta isoform X4 — protein sequence MAAPAARLAARRLFLPWSTRLARVSGSGGRCVHVGTGRLRASKAATEVILNVPETRVSPLENGLQVASEDSGLSTCTVGLWIDAGSRYENEKNNGTAHFLEHMAFKGTKKRSQLDLELEIENMGAHLNAYTSREQTVYYAKAFSKDLPRAVEILADIIQNSTLGEAEIERERGVILREMQEVETNLQEVVFDYLHATAYQKTALGRTILGPTENIKSINRNDLVEYITTHYKGPRMVLAAAGGVSHDELLDLAKCHFGNLPSAPEGGLPPLPPCSFTGSEIRIRDDKMPLAHIAIAVEAAGWSHPDTIPLMVANTLIGNWDRSFGGGMQNLSSKLAQIACHGNLCHSFQSFNTCYTDTGLWGIYMVCEPSTIQDMVHFVQTEWTRLCTSVTENEVARAKNLLKTNMLLQLDGSTPICEDIGRQMLCYKRRIPIPELEARIEAIDAQTIREVCAKYICDKHPAVAAVGPVEQLPEYKKICSGMYWLSGLSPAMNCTM from the exons ATGGCAGCGCCTGCGGCTCGCTTAGCGGCACGGCGGCTATTCCTCCCTTGGTCTACTCGCCTGGCGCGAGTGTCCGGCTCGGGGGGCCGG TGTGTTCATGTTGGAACAGGCAGGCTCAGAGCTTCCAAAGCAGCAACAGAAGTAATCTTAAATGTTCCTGAAACTAGGGTGAGCCCTCTGGAAAACGGCTTGCAAGTAGCTTCTGAAGACTCTGGACTCTCAACATGCACA GTTGGACTTTGGATTGATGCTGGAAGCAGATATGAAAATGAGAAGAACAATGGAACTGCTCACTTCCTTGAGCATATGGCTTTCAAG ggaACAAAAAAGAGATCTCAGTTAGACCTTGAACTAGAGATTGAGAACATGGGAGCTCATCTGAATGCATATACATCCAGAGAACAAACCGTGTATTATGCAAAGGCTTTTTCAAAAGACTTACCAAGAG CTGTGGAAATTCTTGCTGACATAATTCAGAACAGTACCCTGGGAGAAGCAGAGATTGAGCGTGAGCGAGGAGTTATACTTCGAGAGATGCAAGAGGTTGAAACCAATTTGCAAGAAGTTGTCTTTGATTACCTCCATGCTACAGCCTATCAGAAGACAGCCCTAGGACGGACAATTTTAGGACCCACTGAAAACATCAA ATCCATAAACCGTAACGACTTAGTGGAATACATAACAACACATTACAAAGGACCCAGAATggtcctggctgctgctggag GGGTCTCTCATGATGAGCTACTTGACCTAGCAAAGTGCCACTTCGGTAACTTGCCATCTGCTCCGGAAGGAGGACTGCCACCCCTGCCACCTTGTAGCTTCACAGGCAGTGAG ATTCGTATTAGAGATGACAAGATGCCCTTGGCACACATTGCGATAGCTGTTGAAGCAGCTGGCTGGTCGCACCCAGATACAATCCCACTTATGGTAGCGAATACTCTGATAGGTAACTGGGATCGTTCCTTTGGAGGAGGCATG CAGAATTTATCCAGTAAACTTGCTCAGATTGCCTGCCACGGTAACCTGTGTCACAGTTTCCAGTCCTTCAACACCTGCTACACTGATACAGGGCTGTGGGGAATCTATATGGTCTGTGAGCCATCCACTATACAGGACATGGTGCACTTTGTTCAGACAGAATG GACAAGACTTTGCACAAGtgttacagaaaatgaagtagCTCGAGCAAAAAATCTACTGAAGACCAATATGCTGCTACAACTTGATG GGTCCACACCAATCTGTGAAGACATTGGAAGACAAATGCTGTGTTATAAGCGCCGAATCCCAATTCCAGAACTTGAGGCACGGATTGAG GCTATTGATGCCCAGACTATTAGAGAAGTTTGCGCAAAGTACATCTGTGATAAGCATCCTGCAGTTGCTGCTGTGG GTCCAGTTGAACAACTTCCAGAgtataaaaaaatctgcagtggCATGTATTGGCTTT
- the PMPCB gene encoding mitochondrial-processing peptidase subunit beta isoform X6, which translates to MAAPAARLAARRLFLPWSTRLARVSGSGGRCVHVGTGRLRASKAATEVILNVPETRVSPLENGLQVASEDSGLSTCTVGLWIDAGSRYENEKNNGTAHFLEHMAFKGTKKRSQLDLELEIENMGAHLNAYTSREQTVYYAKAFSKDLPRAVEILADIIQNSTLGEAEIERERGVILREMQEVETNLQEVVFDYLHATAYQKTALGRTILGPTENIKSINRNDLVEYITTHYKGPRMVLAAAGGVSHDELLDLAKCHFGNLPSAPEGGLPPLPPCSFTGSEIRIRDDKMPLAHIAIAVEAAGWSHPDTIPLMVANTLIGNWDRSFGGGMQNLSSKLAQIACHGNLCHSFQSFNTCYTDTGLWGIYMVCEPSTIQDMVHFVQTEWTRLCTSVTENEVARAKNLLKTNMLLQLDGSTPICEDIGRQMLCYKRRIPIPELEARIEAIDAQTIREVCAKYICDKHPAVAAVGPVEQLPEYKKICSGMYWLCE; encoded by the exons ATGGCAGCGCCTGCGGCTCGCTTAGCGGCACGGCGGCTATTCCTCCCTTGGTCTACTCGCCTGGCGCGAGTGTCCGGCTCGGGGGGCCGG TGTGTTCATGTTGGAACAGGCAGGCTCAGAGCTTCCAAAGCAGCAACAGAAGTAATCTTAAATGTTCCTGAAACTAGGGTGAGCCCTCTGGAAAACGGCTTGCAAGTAGCTTCTGAAGACTCTGGACTCTCAACATGCACA GTTGGACTTTGGATTGATGCTGGAAGCAGATATGAAAATGAGAAGAACAATGGAACTGCTCACTTCCTTGAGCATATGGCTTTCAAG ggaACAAAAAAGAGATCTCAGTTAGACCTTGAACTAGAGATTGAGAACATGGGAGCTCATCTGAATGCATATACATCCAGAGAACAAACCGTGTATTATGCAAAGGCTTTTTCAAAAGACTTACCAAGAG CTGTGGAAATTCTTGCTGACATAATTCAGAACAGTACCCTGGGAGAAGCAGAGATTGAGCGTGAGCGAGGAGTTATACTTCGAGAGATGCAAGAGGTTGAAACCAATTTGCAAGAAGTTGTCTTTGATTACCTCCATGCTACAGCCTATCAGAAGACAGCCCTAGGACGGACAATTTTAGGACCCACTGAAAACATCAA ATCCATAAACCGTAACGACTTAGTGGAATACATAACAACACATTACAAAGGACCCAGAATggtcctggctgctgctggag GGGTCTCTCATGATGAGCTACTTGACCTAGCAAAGTGCCACTTCGGTAACTTGCCATCTGCTCCGGAAGGAGGACTGCCACCCCTGCCACCTTGTAGCTTCACAGGCAGTGAG ATTCGTATTAGAGATGACAAGATGCCCTTGGCACACATTGCGATAGCTGTTGAAGCAGCTGGCTGGTCGCACCCAGATACAATCCCACTTATGGTAGCGAATACTCTGATAGGTAACTGGGATCGTTCCTTTGGAGGAGGCATG CAGAATTTATCCAGTAAACTTGCTCAGATTGCCTGCCACGGTAACCTGTGTCACAGTTTCCAGTCCTTCAACACCTGCTACACTGATACAGGGCTGTGGGGAATCTATATGGTCTGTGAGCCATCCACTATACAGGACATGGTGCACTTTGTTCAGACAGAATG GACAAGACTTTGCACAAGtgttacagaaaatgaagtagCTCGAGCAAAAAATCTACTGAAGACCAATATGCTGCTACAACTTGATG GGTCCACACCAATCTGTGAAGACATTGGAAGACAAATGCTGTGTTATAAGCGCCGAATCCCAATTCCAGAACTTGAGGCACGGATTGAG GCTATTGATGCCCAGACTATTAGAGAAGTTTGCGCAAAGTACATCTGTGATAAGCATCCTGCAGTTGCTGCTGTGG GTCCAGTTGAACAACTTCCAGAgtataaaaaaatctgcagtggCATGTATTGGCTTTGTGAGTAG